In Streptomyces puniciscabiei, a single genomic region encodes these proteins:
- a CDS encoding PLP-dependent aminotransferase family protein, with protein MDDFWSGVGVDLHLEPDSAAGRRAGLERALRDAVRDGRLVPGTRLPATRRLATELGISRGTTKAAYDQLVAEGYLTARQGSGTRVAELPPVASAEPGTAARTRAPRFDLRPGSPDVGAFPAAAWLRALRRAMATAPSLAYDYGDPRGRIELRTALSGYLGRARGVLAPPERIVITSGYVQGLALLTRVLDGAAVAMEDPGLPFHREVVRRGGGTVLPAPVDAHGVRPEELGEAAAVVVTPAHQYPTGVTLHPERRRALGDWARARGGLIVEDDYDGEFRYDRQPVGALQGMAPGQVVYLGTASKTLGPALRLGWMVLPAHLVDAVADAKLHSDHHTETIGQLALAELIDSHAYDRHVRACRLRYRRRRDQLLDRLGAGRSVHGIAAGLHALIDVPDEAEVLAQAEARGLALGALGTHWHAPGGDRPQGLVVGYGTPRERVYPKALEALAKVLC; from the coding sequence GTGGACGACTTCTGGTCCGGTGTCGGTGTCGATCTGCATCTGGAGCCGGACTCGGCGGCCGGCCGCCGTGCCGGACTGGAGCGGGCCCTGCGGGACGCCGTACGCGACGGGCGGCTCGTGCCCGGGACCCGGCTGCCGGCCACCCGGCGGCTCGCCACCGAGCTCGGCATCTCACGCGGCACCACCAAGGCGGCCTACGACCAGCTCGTCGCCGAGGGGTATCTGACGGCGCGCCAGGGCTCGGGCACCCGGGTCGCCGAGCTGCCGCCCGTCGCCTCCGCCGAACCCGGCACGGCGGCACGCACGCGTGCCCCGCGTTTCGATCTGCGCCCCGGCAGCCCGGACGTCGGCGCGTTCCCGGCGGCGGCCTGGCTGCGCGCGCTGCGCCGGGCCATGGCGACGGCGCCCTCACTGGCGTACGACTACGGCGACCCGCGCGGCCGGATCGAGCTGCGCACGGCGCTCTCCGGCTATCTGGGCCGGGCGCGCGGAGTGCTGGCGCCGCCGGAGCGGATCGTCATCACCTCCGGGTACGTCCAGGGCCTCGCGCTGCTCACGCGCGTGCTGGACGGCGCCGCCGTCGCCATGGAGGACCCCGGGCTGCCGTTCCACCGGGAGGTCGTGCGGCGGGGTGGCGGAACGGTCCTGCCGGCACCGGTCGACGCGCACGGGGTGCGTCCCGAGGAACTGGGCGAGGCCGCCGCCGTGGTGGTCACACCGGCGCACCAGTACCCGACCGGGGTGACCCTGCACCCGGAGCGGCGGCGGGCGCTCGGCGACTGGGCACGCGCGCGTGGCGGGCTGATCGTCGAGGACGACTACGACGGCGAGTTCCGCTACGACCGCCAGCCGGTGGGCGCGCTGCAGGGCATGGCACCCGGACAGGTGGTGTATCTCGGCACCGCCTCCAAGACGCTGGGCCCCGCACTCCGCCTGGGCTGGATGGTGCTGCCGGCGCATCTGGTCGACGCGGTCGCCGACGCCAAGCTGCACAGCGACCACCACACCGAGACCATCGGCCAGCTGGCCCTGGCCGAGCTGATCGACAGCCACGCGTACGACCGGCACGTGCGCGCGTGCCGGCTGCGCTACCGGCGCCGCCGGGACCAGTTGCTGGACCGGCTGGGCGCGGGCCGGAGCGTGCACGGCATCGCTGCCGGACTGCACGCCCTGATCGACGTGCCCGACGAGGCGGAGGTGCTGGCACAGGCGGAGGCGCGCGGGCTGGCCCTCGGTGCCCTCGGCACCCACTGGCACGCGCCGGGCGGGGACCGGCCGCAGGGCCTGGTCGTCGGCTACGGCACCCCGCGTGAGCGGGTGTATCCGAAGGCGCTGGAGGCGCTGGCGAAGGTGCTGTGCTGA
- a CDS encoding PP2C family protein-serine/threonine phosphatase, whose amino-acid sequence MNAPHPPKVAGIDPAVPAPAHTAPAPPAAGAGPSPETAAVPAPNTPAPGALLQDRLAGWVSDLTTLHELTERLSRTNALEPALHELLRAGAALVGARRGLVALEPGDGLGPRTTLGLGLGRADLGHIETVPRGALPYDTGTATEVLHPDLLAEDGLDPRHREVAVRLGYAASYALPLATDSAGRLGAAVWFYDEPAQPHERQRHLAGLYVRHATEHLARLLEVESARARVATITEELLPARLPRVPGVQLAARHRTGPRGGGDWYDALPLPDAALGLSVGSVTGSGPSAVAAMGRLRASLRAYAVMEGEDPVAVLSDLELLLRLTEPARSATALFAYCEPALRKITLAGAGHSPPLLIGERRTEFAETSVSAPLGMLACWEAPSVEIQAEAGETMLLYTDGLLHRTGDPTDRAFARLHAAAASIPRTLRHDPGAVADHVLRTVLPDALDAADSEEDVVLLAARFD is encoded by the coding sequence ATGAACGCCCCGCACCCTCCGAAAGTGGCTGGAATCGATCCAGCCGTTCCGGCGCCCGCACACACTGCGCCCGCTCCCCCCGCCGCCGGCGCCGGACCCTCCCCGGAGACCGCCGCCGTTCCCGCCCCCAACACCCCCGCGCCCGGCGCCCTCCTCCAGGACCGGCTGGCCGGGTGGGTCTCGGATCTCACGACCCTCCACGAGCTCACCGAGCGCCTGTCCCGCACGAACGCGCTGGAACCGGCCCTCCATGAGCTCCTGCGCGCCGGAGCCGCCCTCGTCGGCGCCCGCCGCGGCCTGGTCGCCCTGGAACCCGGCGACGGGCTCGGCCCCCGCACCACTCTCGGCCTCGGCCTCGGCCGGGCCGATCTCGGCCACATCGAGACCGTCCCGCGCGGCGCGCTGCCGTACGACACCGGCACGGCCACCGAGGTCCTCCACCCCGACCTGCTCGCCGAGGACGGTCTCGACCCCCGGCACCGCGAGGTGGCCGTCCGTCTCGGCTACGCCGCCAGCTACGCCCTGCCCCTCGCCACCGACTCCGCGGGCCGCCTCGGCGCCGCCGTCTGGTTCTACGACGAACCTGCCCAGCCCCACGAGCGGCAGCGCCACCTCGCCGGGCTCTACGTCCGGCACGCCACCGAGCACCTCGCCCGGCTGCTGGAGGTGGAAAGCGCACGCGCGCGCGTGGCGACCATCACCGAGGAACTGCTGCCCGCCCGGCTGCCCCGGGTGCCCGGCGTCCAGCTCGCCGCCCGGCACCGCACCGGCCCGCGCGGCGGCGGCGACTGGTACGACGCGCTGCCGCTGCCGGACGCCGCCCTCGGCCTGTCCGTCGGCTCGGTCACCGGCTCCGGCCCCAGCGCGGTGGCCGCCATGGGCCGGCTGCGCGCCTCCCTGCGCGCCTACGCCGTGATGGAGGGCGAGGACCCGGTCGCCGTCCTGTCCGACCTGGAGCTGCTGCTGCGGCTTACCGAGCCCGCCCGCTCGGCCACCGCGCTGTTCGCCTACTGCGAGCCCGCGCTGCGCAAGATCACCCTGGCCGGTGCCGGGCACAGCCCGCCGCTGCTGATCGGCGAGCGGCGCACCGAGTTCGCCGAGACCTCCGTCTCCGCCCCGCTCGGCATGCTCGCCTGCTGGGAGGCGCCCAGCGTGGAGATCCAGGCCGAGGCCGGGGAGACGATGCTGCTCTACACCGACGGGCTGCTGCACCGTACCGGCGACCCGACGGACCGCGCCTTCGCCCGCCTGCACGCGGCCGCCGCGAGCATCCCGCGCACGTTGCGCCACGACCCCGGCGCCGTCGCCGACCACGTCCTGCGCACCGTCCTGCCGGACGCTCTGGACGCGGCCGACAGCGAGGAGGACGTGGTGCTGCTGGCGGCCCGCTTCGACTGA
- a CDS encoding SCO family protein — MRKKTFAAAALLAAATLTLSACGSGNDGKSPVTAVSEESGSGKAATVLDQPFQKPDLVLTDTHGKKYDLRQETKGRPTLLYFGYTHCPDICPTTMSNIAVAKKALPKAEQNDLRVVFVTTDPGRDTPAELGKWLKGIDPQFIGLTGDFATVQAGARSVGISVEPTTKDKNGKLVSVHGTQVIVFSPKTNGGYVLYGEDATVDDYTKDLPKLVKGANP, encoded by the coding sequence ATGCGCAAGAAGACGTTCGCCGCGGCCGCGCTGCTCGCCGCCGCCACCCTGACCCTCTCCGCCTGCGGCAGCGGGAACGACGGCAAGTCGCCGGTCACCGCGGTCTCGGAGGAGTCCGGCTCGGGCAAGGCCGCCACCGTCCTCGACCAGCCCTTCCAGAAGCCGGACCTGGTCCTCACCGACACGCATGGCAAGAAGTACGACCTGCGCCAGGAGACCAAGGGCCGTCCGACCCTGCTGTACTTCGGCTACACGCACTGCCCCGACATCTGCCCGACGACGATGAGCAACATCGCCGTCGCCAAGAAGGCGCTGCCCAAGGCCGAGCAGAACGATCTGAGGGTCGTGTTCGTCACCACCGACCCCGGCCGCGACACCCCCGCCGAACTGGGCAAGTGGCTCAAGGGCATCGACCCGCAGTTCATCGGGCTGACCGGGGACTTCGCCACCGTCCAGGCCGGTGCCCGCTCCGTCGGCATCTCCGTGGAGCCGACCACGAAGGACAAGAACGGCAAGCTCGTCTCCGTCCACGGCACCCAGGTCATCGTCTTCTCCCCGAAGACGAACGGCGGTTACGTCCTCTACGGCGAGGACGCCACGGTCGACGACTACACCAAGGACCTGCCGAAGCTCGTCAAGGGGGCGAACCCGTGA
- a CDS encoding S1C family serine protease, whose protein sequence is MSTENEGNEVPQAPSAPPVPVASPAASPQGSAPGGNEPTAPLPPVPHDAPAAAGTHPGEPTTAHGSGPAASGPAPDGSWPPPPPATPPYGEGAAHGDGAIGGFGAGGVGAGGWGASWQQPAPKPRSGRGGLVAAVLVAALVAGGLGGGLGYTLAKDNDSSGSTTVSASDSGATQVKRAPGTIANVAARALPSTVTIEAESTNGEGGTGTGFVFDKQGHIVTNNHVVADALDGGKLTATFPNGRKYDAEVVGHAQGYDVAVIKLKNPPSDLNPLALGDSDKVAVGDETIAIGAPFGLSNTVTTGIISAKNRPVASSDGSSSSKASYMSALQTDASINPGNSGGPLLDASGAVIGINSAIQSTNSGGFGSGQSGSIGLGFAIPINQAKYVAQQLIKTGKPVYAKIGASVSLQDSSNGAKITDQGLGGSAAVEPGGPAEKAGLKPGDVITKLDDMVIDSGPTLIGEIWTHKPGDKVTITYKRGGQEHTVQLTLGSRVGDN, encoded by the coding sequence GTGAGCACCGAGAACGAGGGCAACGAGGTACCCCAGGCCCCGTCCGCACCTCCTGTGCCGGTGGCCTCTCCCGCCGCTTCCCCGCAGGGCTCCGCCCCCGGGGGGAACGAGCCGACGGCCCCCCTCCCGCCCGTACCCCACGACGCTCCCGCCGCGGCCGGAACCCACCCGGGCGAGCCCACCACCGCGCACGGGTCCGGCCCGGCCGCCTCGGGTCCGGCCCCCGACGGCTCCTGGCCGCCCCCGCCGCCGGCCACCCCGCCCTACGGCGAGGGCGCGGCCCACGGTGACGGCGCCATCGGTGGCTTCGGTGCGGGTGGCGTGGGCGCCGGCGGCTGGGGAGCGTCGTGGCAGCAGCCCGCGCCCAAGCCCCGCAGCGGCCGCGGCGGTCTCGTCGCCGCCGTCCTGGTGGCCGCGCTGGTCGCGGGCGGCCTGGGCGGCGGCCTCGGCTACACCCTGGCCAAGGACAACGACAGCAGTGGCTCCACCACCGTCTCCGCCTCCGACAGCGGCGCCACCCAGGTCAAGCGCGCGCCCGGCACGATCGCCAACGTGGCCGCCCGGGCGCTGCCCAGCACCGTCACCATCGAGGCCGAGAGCACCAACGGCGAGGGCGGCACGGGCACCGGCTTCGTCTTCGACAAGCAGGGGCACATCGTCACCAACAACCACGTGGTGGCGGACGCGCTCGACGGCGGCAAGCTGACCGCCACCTTCCCGAACGGCAGGAAGTACGACGCCGAGGTCGTCGGCCACGCGCAGGGCTACGACGTGGCGGTCATCAAGCTCAAGAACCCCCCGTCCGACCTCAACCCGCTGGCCCTCGGCGACTCCGACAAGGTGGCCGTCGGCGATGAGACGATCGCCATCGGCGCCCCCTTCGGCCTGTCCAACACGGTGACGACCGGCATCATCAGTGCCAAGAACCGCCCGGTGGCCTCCAGCGACGGCAGCTCCAGCAGCAAGGCGTCGTACATGAGCGCGCTGCAGACCGACGCGTCGATCAACCCGGGCAACTCCGGCGGCCCGCTGCTGGACGCCTCCGGGGCGGTGATCGGGATCAACTCGGCGATCCAGTCGACCAACAGCGGCGGCTTCGGCTCCGGCCAGTCCGGCTCGATCGGCCTGGGCTTCGCCATCCCGATCAACCAGGCCAAGTACGTCGCCCAGCAGCTGATCAAGACCGGCAAGCCGGTGTACGCCAAGATCGGCGCCTCGGTGTCGCTGCAGGACTCCTCCAACGGCGCGAAGATCACCGACCAGGGCTTGGGCGGCTCCGCCGCGGTCGAGCCGGGCGGCCCCGCCGAAAAGGCGGGCCTCAAGCCGGGTGACGTCATCACCAAGCTGGACGACATGGTGATCGACAGCGGCCCGACCCTGATCGGCGAGATCTGGACCCACAAGCCCGGCGACAAGGTCACGATCACCTACAAGCGCGGCGGCCAGGAACACACGGTCCAGCTGACCCTGGGCTCCCGAGTCGGCGACAACTGA
- a CDS encoding glycerophosphodiester phosphodiesterase: protein MTHALQRSVQVVAHRGASEDAPEHTLAAYKKAIEDGADALECDVRLTADGHLVCVHDRRVNRTSNGRGAVSALELADLAALDFGSWKTRESWRGRDEEPDWEHRPEDREETSVLTLERLLELVADAGRRVELAIETKHPTRWAGQVEERLLTLLKRFGLDAPASAAESQVRVMSFSARSLHRVRAAAPTLPTVYLVQFLTPRLRDGRLPAGVRIAGPSIRIVRNNPAYVERLRRAGHQVHVWTVNEPEDVDLCVELGIDAIITNRPRAVLRRLGRL from the coding sequence GTGACCCACGCACTACAGCGCTCCGTCCAGGTCGTCGCCCACCGTGGCGCCTCCGAGGACGCGCCCGAGCACACCCTGGCCGCCTACAAGAAGGCGATCGAGGACGGCGCCGACGCCCTCGAGTGCGACGTACGGCTCACCGCCGACGGCCACCTGGTCTGCGTCCACGACCGGCGGGTGAACCGTACCTCCAACGGCCGCGGCGCCGTCTCCGCGCTGGAACTGGCCGATCTCGCCGCGCTCGACTTCGGTTCCTGGAAGACGCGCGAGAGCTGGCGCGGACGGGACGAGGAGCCCGACTGGGAGCACCGGCCGGAGGACCGCGAGGAGACCTCCGTGCTCACGCTGGAGCGGCTGCTGGAGCTGGTCGCGGACGCCGGACGGCGGGTGGAACTCGCCATCGAGACCAAGCACCCCACGCGCTGGGCCGGCCAGGTCGAGGAGCGGCTGCTGACCCTGCTGAAGCGGTTCGGACTGGACGCACCGGCCTCCGCCGCCGAGTCCCAGGTCCGGGTCATGAGCTTCTCCGCGCGCTCGCTGCACCGCGTGCGTGCCGCCGCGCCGACGCTGCCGACGGTCTATCTGGTGCAGTTCCTCACGCCCCGGCTGCGCGACGGACGGCTGCCCGCGGGAGTGCGGATCGCGGGGCCCTCGATCCGCATCGTGCGCAACAACCCCGCCTATGTGGAGCGGCTGCGACGCGCCGGTCACCAGGTGCACGTGTGGACCGTGAACGAGCCCGAGGACGTCGATCTCTGCGTCGAGCTGGGCATCGACGCCATCATCACCAACCGCCCGCGCGCGGTGCTGCGCCGGCTGGGGCGCCTGTGA
- a CDS encoding aminopeptidase P family protein, protein MSEELNPAVPDSATAEGPEAESEEPIKQRKNGLYPGVSDELAENMQSGWADTELRDLQPIPQAAETARRRAALSARFPGERLVIPAGNLKTRSNDTEYPFRASVEYAYLTGNQTEDGVLVLEPTADGHQETIYLLPRSNRENGEFWLSGQGELWVGRRHSLAESEALYGIPAADVRELADKLREATGPVRVVRGHDAGIEAALTDKVTAERDEELRVFLSEARLIKDEFEIGELQKAVDSTVRGFEDVVKVLDRAEATSERYIEGTFFLRARVEGNDVGYGSICASGPHACTLHWVRNDGPVRSGDLLLLDAGVETHTLYTADVTRTLPVNGTYSEIQKKIYDAVYEAQEAGIAAVKPGAKYRDFHDAAQRVLAEKLVEWGLVEGPVERVLELGLQRRWTLHGTGHMLGMDVHDCAAARTETYVDGTLEPGMVLTVEPGLYFQADDLTVPEEYRGIGVRIEDDILVTEDGNRNLSAGLPRRSDEVEAWMAALKG, encoded by the coding sequence GTGTCCGAGGAGCTCAACCCGGCTGTCCCCGACTCCGCTACCGCGGAGGGCCCGGAGGCCGAGTCCGAGGAGCCCATCAAGCAGCGGAAGAACGGCCTGTACCCGGGCGTCTCCGACGAGCTGGCCGAGAACATGCAGTCCGGCTGGGCCGACACGGAGCTGCGCGACCTGCAGCCGATCCCGCAGGCCGCCGAGACCGCCCGCCGCCGCGCCGCGCTCTCCGCCCGCTTCCCGGGCGAGCGCCTGGTGATCCCGGCGGGCAACCTGAAGACCCGCTCGAACGACACCGAGTATCCCTTCCGCGCCTCCGTCGAGTACGCGTACCTCACCGGCAACCAGACCGAGGACGGCGTCCTGGTCCTGGAGCCCACCGCCGACGGCCACCAGGAGACGATCTACCTCCTGCCCCGCTCCAACCGGGAGAACGGCGAGTTCTGGCTCTCCGGCCAGGGCGAGCTGTGGGTCGGCCGCCGCCACTCCCTCGCCGAGTCGGAGGCGCTGTACGGCATCCCGGCCGCCGACGTGCGCGAGCTGGCCGACAAGCTGCGCGAGGCCACCGGCCCGGTGCGCGTGGTGCGCGGCCACGACGCCGGCATCGAGGCCGCCCTGACCGACAAGGTCACCGCCGAGCGCGACGAGGAGCTGCGCGTCTTCCTCTCCGAGGCCCGGCTGATCAAGGACGAGTTCGAGATCGGCGAGCTGCAGAAGGCCGTCGACTCCACGGTCCGCGGCTTCGAGGACGTCGTGAAGGTCCTCGACAGGGCCGAGGCCACGTCCGAGCGCTACATCGAGGGCACGTTCTTCCTCCGCGCGCGTGTGGAGGGCAACGACGTCGGCTACGGCTCCATCTGCGCGTCCGGCCCGCACGCCTGCACCCTGCACTGGGTCCGCAACGACGGCCCGGTCCGCTCCGGCGACCTGCTCCTGCTGGACGCGGGCGTGGAGACCCACACCCTGTACACCGCGGACGTGACGCGCACGCTGCCGGTCAACGGCACGTACAGCGAGATCCAGAAGAAGATCTACGACGCCGTGTACGAGGCCCAGGAGGCCGGTATCGCGGCGGTCAAGCCGGGCGCCAAGTACCGCGACTTCCACGACGCCGCCCAGCGCGTGCTCGCCGAGAAGCTCGTCGAGTGGGGCCTGGTCGAGGGCCCGGTCGAGCGCGTCCTGGAGCTGGGCCTGCAGCGCCGCTGGACCCTGCACGGCACCGGCCACATGCTCGGCATGGACGTCCACGACTGCGCCGCCGCGCGGACCGAGACGTACGTGGACGGCACCCTGGAGCCGGGCATGGTGCTCACCGTCGAGCCGGGCCTGTACTTCCAGGCCGACGACCTGACCGTGCCGGAGGAGTACCGGGGCATCGGCGTCCGGATCGAGGACGACATCCTCGTCACCGAGGACGGCAACCGAAACCTTTCGGCCGGTCTGCCGCGCCGCTCCGACGAGGTCGAGGCGTGGATGGCCGCGCTCAAGGGCTGA
- a CDS encoding ATP-binding protein, which translates to MSIWWSLHLRREAASVPLARRLLIGTMETAGVDPEISYDLSVALTEACANAVEHGGSASHGGTSEAYRVTAYLDGEKCRIEVADSGPGFFRSQEIRAARADAEHGRGLCLIKELADHVHIGAKPGRGGTVVSFDKILKWRKDTPLLVV; encoded by the coding sequence ATGAGCATCTGGTGGTCACTCCATCTGCGCCGCGAGGCCGCGAGCGTGCCGCTCGCCCGGCGCCTGCTGATCGGCACCATGGAGACGGCGGGCGTCGACCCCGAGATCTCCTACGACCTGTCCGTCGCCCTGACCGAGGCCTGCGCGAACGCCGTCGAGCACGGCGGGAGTGCCTCGCACGGCGGCACCTCGGAGGCGTACCGGGTGACGGCGTATCTCGACGGCGAGAAGTGCCGTATCGAAGTGGCCGATTCCGGACCGGGGTTCTTTCGCTCCCAGGAGATCCGGGCCGCCCGGGCGGACGCCGAGCACGGCCGCGGGCTCTGTCTCATCAAGGAACTCGCCGATCACGTGCACATCGGCGCCAAGCCCGGCCGGGGCGGCACGGTGGTGAGCTTCGACAAGATCCTCAAGTGGCGGAAGGACACCCCTCTCCTGGTGGTGTGA
- a CDS encoding bifunctional DNA primase/polymerase has translation MREILGRRRRLLSRRNDGRPRREERPELISAALTFATEWQWPVLPGVAPDPQGRARCACPDPECTVPGAHPFDPGLLAATTDARMVRWWWANRPSAPIVLATGGKAPCAVSLPALAASRALALLDRRGMRLGPVIAAPARWALLVKPYSLEQLGELLYAKDFVPGSLRFHGEGGYLALPPSETGQGAVRWERAPLPGSASPWVPDVEAVVDAVVDALTRTGVSAPEL, from the coding sequence ATGCGCGAGATCCTCGGAAGGCGACGCAGGCTCCTGTCCAGGCGGAACGACGGGAGGCCCCGGCGTGAGGAGAGGCCTGAGCTGATCAGCGCGGCCCTGACCTTCGCGACCGAATGGCAGTGGCCGGTACTCCCGGGCGTGGCCCCGGACCCGCAGGGGCGTGCCCGGTGCGCCTGCCCCGACCCGGAGTGCACGGTGCCCGGTGCGCACCCCTTCGATCCCGGCCTGCTCGCCGCCACGACCGACGCCCGCATGGTGCGCTGGTGGTGGGCCAACCGGCCGAGCGCGCCGATCGTCCTGGCCACCGGGGGCAAGGCGCCCTGTGCGGTCAGCCTGCCGGCGCTCGCCGCCTCCCGCGCCCTCGCCCTGCTCGACCGGCGGGGCATGCGCCTCGGTCCGGTGATCGCCGCCCCGGCACGCTGGGCGCTGCTGGTGAAGCCGTACTCCCTGGAGCAGTTGGGCGAACTGCTCTACGCCAAGGACTTCGTCCCCGGCTCCCTGCGGTTCCACGGCGAGGGCGGTTACCTCGCCCTGCCCCCGTCGGAGACCGGCCAGGGCGCCGTCCGCTGGGAGCGTGCCCCGCTACCGGGCTCGGCCTCACCCTGGGTGCCCGATGTGGAGGCCGTGGTGGACGCCGTGGTCGACGCCCTCACTCGTACGGGTGTGAGCGCGCCCGAGTTGTAG
- a CDS encoding YcnI family protein, with protein MQASHIAPRVASRRTAARVAAAGAVAGTAVLALSVPAFAHVTVQPEGAAAKGGYAVVDFKVPNERDNASTTKVEVNFPADHPLASVMPESVAGWNVQVTKSRLDKPLTMHGEKIDEAVTKVTWTAADGKGIRPGYFQKFPLSLGALPENTDQLVFKAIQTYSNKEVVRWIEVPQAGQDEPENPAPVLQLSAATDDHHGTAGATEDASDKTADTAAADSGSHDTDTTARVLGVIGIAAGIGGVAYGVLAGRRRTA; from the coding sequence ATGCAGGCTTCTCATATCGCCCCCCGTGTCGCCTCTCGTCGCACCGCCGCTCGTGTCGCCGCCGCCGGCGCCGTCGCGGGCACGGCCGTCCTGGCGCTGTCCGTCCCCGCCTTCGCGCACGTCACCGTGCAGCCGGAGGGGGCCGCGGCCAAGGGCGGCTACGCGGTAGTCGACTTCAAGGTCCCCAACGAGCGCGACAACGCCTCGACCACCAAGGTCGAGGTCAACTTCCCGGCCGACCACCCGCTCGCCTCGGTCATGCCCGAGTCCGTCGCCGGCTGGAACGTGCAGGTCACCAAGTCCAGGCTGGACAAGCCGCTGACCATGCACGGCGAGAAGATCGACGAGGCCGTCACCAAGGTCACCTGGACCGCCGCCGACGGCAAGGGCATCCGGCCCGGCTACTTCCAGAAGTTCCCGCTGTCCCTCGGCGCCCTGCCCGAGAACACCGACCAGCTCGTCTTCAAGGCGATCCAGACGTACTCCAACAAGGAGGTCGTGCGCTGGATCGAGGTGCCGCAGGCCGGTCAGGACGAGCCGGAGAACCCGGCGCCGGTGCTGCAGCTGTCCGCCGCGACCGACGACCACCACGGCACGGCGGGCGCCACCGAGGACGCCTCCGACAAGACCGCGGACACGGCCGCCGCCGATTCCGGCTCCCACGACACCGACACCACCGCGCGCGTGCTCGGCGTGATCGGCATCGCCGCCGGCATCGGGGGCGTCGCCTACGGCGTCCTCGCGGGCCGTCGCCGGACCGCCTAA
- a CDS encoding DUF5926 family protein, with protein MAKKRPQTKAKPQLTDEEIPVVGAREPCPCGSGRRYKACHGRAAAHAATELVHRPFEGLPGECDWVALRELVPAATVELTLKDGLPEGVPSVTLATVLPMAWPALRRDDGSVLLGLQNDTASGDLSRDLADTLQRALTAEAGTPVQGRRAPAGGPRLQDVLDLQAPFEPVVHSGFEFWVPDAENATPEVTASLERANAAAIPTARLTGVDAAYWCETPEKNHLRWVMPHPEEQLLDALARLHAAGRSQLGEGTRLVGSFRAHGLTVPVWDLPSGVTADDVEKPAAEFAERLGAALAATEPLTADERRARGGLTNRQVTLS; from the coding sequence ATGGCCAAGAAGCGACCCCAGACGAAGGCCAAGCCACAGCTGACCGATGAGGAGATCCCGGTCGTCGGCGCGCGCGAGCCCTGCCCCTGCGGCAGCGGCCGGCGCTACAAGGCGTGCCACGGCCGGGCCGCGGCGCACGCGGCGACGGAGCTGGTGCACCGCCCGTTCGAGGGGCTGCCCGGCGAGTGCGACTGGGTGGCGCTGCGCGAGCTGGTGCCGGCCGCGACGGTCGAGCTGACCCTCAAGGACGGCCTGCCCGAGGGCGTCCCGTCCGTCACGCTGGCCACGGTGCTGCCGATGGCCTGGCCCGCACTGCGGCGTGACGACGGCTCGGTCCTGCTGGGCCTGCAGAACGACACGGCGTCCGGTGACCTCAGCCGCGACCTCGCCGACACCCTCCAGCGCGCCCTGACGGCCGAGGCCGGCACCCCGGTGCAGGGCCGCCGCGCCCCGGCCGGCGGCCCGCGGCTGCAGGACGTGCTCGACCTCCAGGCGCCGTTCGAGCCGGTCGTGCACAGCGGCTTCGAGTTCTGGGTGCCGGACGCGGAGAACGCCACGCCCGAGGTGACCGCCTCCCTGGAGCGGGCCAACGCGGCCGCCATCCCGACGGCGAGACTGACCGGTGTGGACGCCGCGTACTGGTGCGAGACCCCCGAGAAGAACCACCTGCGCTGGGTGATGCCGCATCCGGAGGAGCAGCTTCTGGACGCTCTGGCGCGACTGCACGCGGCGGGCCGTTCCCAGCTGGGCGAGGGCACCCGCCTCGTGGGCTCCTTCCGTGCTCACGGCCTCACCGTGCCGGTCTGGGACCTGCCGAGCGGGGTCACGGCGGACGACGTGGAGAAGCCGGCCGCCGAGTTCGCCGAGCGCCTGGGCGCCGCCCTGGCCGCCACCGAGCCGCTCACCGCGGACGAGCGCCGGGCCCGTGGCGGACTGACCAACCGGCAGGTCACGCTCAGCTGA
- a CDS encoding ATP-binding protein — MRHRKRIGRFPVQANGASTPWRGAKEVSGVALVVAQEVPTSSSMAVPHGPAGVGKARHRMRSQLRSGGVAESVIDDAVLILSELLSNACKHGRPLGDAPAGDGDVRAAWRVDARGRLIVEVTDGGGPTRPAPATPSVTAHGGRGLNIITALADDWGVRDDVHGEVTVWVVVHEDVHDPDAGCRRNGFATRVTSPALPDLPELDFADAFKDLD; from the coding sequence ATGCGTCACCGGAAGAGGATTGGCCGGTTTCCGGTACAGGCCAATGGGGCATCCACACCGTGGCGTGGGGCAAAGGAGGTCTCGGGGGTGGCGTTGGTGGTGGCACAGGAGGTGCCCACGTCGTCGAGCATGGCCGTACCCCATGGCCCTGCGGGCGTGGGGAAGGCGAGACACCGGATGCGTTCGCAGTTGCGCAGCGGTGGCGTGGCCGAATCGGTCATCGACGATGCCGTACTGATCCTTTCCGAACTGCTGAGCAATGCGTGCAAACACGGGCGGCCCCTCGGCGACGCGCCGGCCGGCGACGGTGACGTGCGCGCCGCGTGGCGAGTGGACGCGCGGGGACGGCTCATCGTCGAGGTGACGGACGGTGGCGGTCCGACCCGCCCGGCGCCGGCCACCCCGTCGGTGACCGCACACGGCGGCCGTGGGCTGAACATCATCACGGCCCTCGCCGACGACTGGGGCGTCCGGGACGACGTCCACGGCGAGGTGACGGTCTGGGTGGTGGTCCACGAGGACGTGCACGATCCCGATGCAGGCTGCCGCCGGAACGGCTTCGCTACGCGCGTCACGTCCCCCGCACTCCCGGACCTGCCCGAGCTGGACTTCGCGGACGCCTTCAAGGACCTCGACTGA